DNA from Acidobacteriota bacterium:
GAGCGAGTCCGAGCGCGCGAAGCTCGCCAGGGACCTGCAGAAGATCGACGCCGAGATCGCCGGCGCCCGGGGCCGTCTCTCGAACGCCGGGTTTCTCGAGAAGGCACCGGCCCACGTGGTCGAGGGCAACCGCGCCCGGCTCGCCGAACTGGAGGAACGTCGCCAACGGATGGCGGAGGCGCTCGGCGGCTAGGAGTCGGAGCCGCGTCTGCGCTAGCCTTCGCGCCCCTATGGCGGACCGCTCCGAGGCATTCGACCAGTTCACCGGGGAGCTGCTGGCCTGGAGGCCGCGCCTGCCGGGCAACCTCGTGCTGATCGACAGGGTCGACTCAACGAACCGCTTCGTCAAGGCACTGGCCGAGCGGTTCTTCGAAGAGGAGTCGACGCCGCCGGCCGCCCTGATCGTGGCGTTCGAACAGACGGCGGGCCGGGGTCGACAGGGCCGCTCCTGGGTCAGCACCGCGGGACGCGGTCTCTACTGCACCTGGCTGCAGCCGCTGCCGATCGCGGGGGCGGGCTCTCTGGAGAGTCAGCTCGGGGCGTTGCCGCTTCTGGCCGGCATCGGCGTGTGCCGTGCGTTGACCGGCTTCGTCGACGGCCGGGCGGGCCTCAAGTGGCCGAACGACGTGCTCGTCGACGGCCGCAAGATCGCCGGCATCCTGATCGAGACGGTGGTCGGCAACGGCGGCGAGACGGTGGCCCTGATCGGTTTCGGCGTGAACTACGACTTCGGTGATGCAGGGGAACTGCCGACGCCAGTCGCGACGTCGATCGCGCTCGAAACCGGGAATCGGCCTTCACGGGCGGCCGTCGCCGCGCGGCTCGCCGCGTCGCTGGAAGCCGAGCTGGGTCGCGCGGGAGACGTGGAGTACACGCTGGATGCCTACCGTCGCTGCACCGTCCATCGCGAGGGCGACGAAGTGAGCTGCCGGATCGGCGGCGAGACGGTCTCGGGCCGGTTCGCGGGCTTCGATGACGGTGGACGCTTTCGGTTGCGGACCTCCGCCGGCCTGCGCACGATCGCCTCCGGCGAGGTCATCGAGGCGTGACGTCCGGAGCGGATCCCGACAGCGGGGACCGCGACTACTTCGAGACGATCGAGGAGGAGTTCATCCGGCTGCGGGGAGCGCCCCTGCTCCTGAGTCCGGCCGACTGGCGCCTGGCGGACGGCTGGCGGCAGCAGGGCGTCCCGCTTCATCTCGTGCTCGAGAGCATCCGGCGAGTCTTCGAGCGGCGCGCTGAACGGCAGGCGGCCTCGCCGGAGTCGAAGCAGAGGAACGTGAGCAGCCTGCGCTACTGCCGACCGGCGGTGGAGAAGGCGTGGACCGAGTATCGGGAACTGGGAGCCGCGCCGCCGGTGCGGCGGCAACCATCGGCGATCGACGTGCCGGTGCGGCTTGGAGCGCTTGCGTCCGCTCTGCCGCCGATCCTGGCCGATGTCGAACACTGGCGGAGCAGGTTGATGAAGGTCGGCGGTACGGCCCCCGAGGTCGAAGCCCGGTTGGCCGAACTCGATCTCGAGCTGGTCGCGGGGGCGTTCGACGGCCTCGCGCCGGCGGACCGCGAGGCCGTCCTCGCGGGGGCCGAGGAAGCCCTGCGACGAACGGCGGGACGGGTGGACGAGGCGAGACTGCCGGAGCTTCGTCAGCGCCTGGTGCGCCGCCTGGTGCGCGAGCGGCTCGGGCTTCCCCTGCTGTCGCTCTTTGCCGAGCCGGCGAGGTCGCCGGGGGAGAGTTGACTCAGTCGCTCTGCTCCCGGCGGTTCCGGCGCCAGCGGTCGGCGCAGCGGTCGTAGAGCACGACGCCGACCGTCATGCCGAGGTTCAGCGAGACCGCGGTGGGAACGCGAAGGCGGTGGTCGCTCCGCTTCAGGATGCGCTCGGAAACCGAACCGCTCTCGGGTCCGAACACGTAGCAGGCCCGCTCCGGGTGAACGAAGTCGGGAAGCGCGATCGCGTCCGGGACGATCTCGACCGCGACCACGGCCGTATCCCGCGGAGCCGCTTCGAGCAGATCGTCCACCTCAATCACCGGGACGTGCCGGTACGCGCGCGTAGGATCGGTCGGCAGCCGCCGGATGTCGATGTCCTCGGACGGCTGGCCCAGGAGGATCATGCGGGCTTCGAAGCAGAGTGCCGCCCGCAGGACGTGGCCGACGTTGACGGGATCGGCTGGCCGGTCGAGCGCCACGCAGGCGAAACCGCGGCCGCCCGCCAGATCCGCGCGGCGCTGGACCGGGCGCTCGATCTTCTTCGCCACTCAGGCCGCTTCCGGACCGTACTGCTCGAAGATGCGCTCGATCAGGAGCTGGAGCGGGAACCGGTTCAACCTGCCGGTTCCGGCGGCGCGCTCGCCGTAGCTGGTCACGTCGTCCGGCGCGATTCCGTCGCCCCAGATCAGCACGGGCACCGGATCGGCGCCGTGGGCGCCCAGTTCGGAGAGAGTGGCGTGATCGGCCGTCACCGCGACCCGGACGGGTTGCTTCAGGCGGTCGAGCAGGGTCGCGAGTTCGCGGTCGAGGCGTTCCAGGAAGGCGACCTTCAAGTCGGGACGCCGATCGTGGGCGGCGATGTCGGCGCCCTTGACGTGGACCATCACCAGGTCGTGCTCCTCAAGCGCCTTCAGGGCGCAGTCGAACTTGAGCGAGAGGTCCGTGTCCACGTTCGCCGTCATGCCCCGGCGGCGGATCACCGAAGCGCCGAGCGCCGAGGCGATGCCCATCACGGTCCGATCGCCGCCGATGCAGGCCGCGTTGAGCGGCAGGCCGCCCGGCTCGAGCGGCAGCAACCGGTGGACCCGGCCCACTCCCCGGGTCAGGACGGCGTTGGCGGGGAGGTCGCCGCCTTGCCGCCGCTCCTCGTTCACCGGGTGGCGCTCCAGCACGCGCCGCGCTTCCTGCTCGAACAGGGCCAGGACGCGGGCCGTGTGCTCGGCGCTGTCGTCGTTCGGATCGAGCGGCCTCGGGACCAGCGGACGTCCCGACGGCGCGCCGTCGCCGGGGTCGGACCCCTCGATGGCCGACGTCAGCCCCTCTCCGCGCAGGGTGATCGCGAGCCGATGCTCGGTCGTCGCCCGTACGCGGACCTTGACCCGTTCCGAGGCGGGCAGATCCAGGCGGTCGATCGCCTTGGCCAGTTTCTTGGCGCCCTCGCGGATGCGGCCGGCGCGGCGGTCGACGACGAAGCCACGCTCGTCCAGGGTGGCGAAGTTGCCGCGGACGGCGATCGTCCCCGTCTTGAGCTTGAGGCCGGCGCCGAGCGCTTCGATCGGCCCCCGCGTCATCACCCGCGGCGATTGCGCGAAGAGGGCGAGGTTTCCCGACGCGGTATCTGGAACCACGTCGGGCGCGATCGGGTCGGCCAGACCACAGGCGCCTTCCCGGGCCAACCGGTCGAGCGTGGGCGTCCGCGCCGCCTCGAGTGGGGTCCGCGCGCCGAGCGAGCGCAGGGGCCGGTCGGGGAGCCCGTCGATCACCAGCAGGAGAGCGGGAGTGCGTCTCTCGCTGAGAGACTCCGCCGATGCCTGGGTGAGCCACGGCAGGCGCTGGGAGAGGCTTTGGCCGAGCAGGGCGATGGCGGTCGGAAGCAATTCCTCGCGATCCGTCGTGTCGAGGACGGGAACGCCTGCCTCCTTCGCCAGGCGCAGCAGGTGCCGCTGTTGTCCGCGGATGACCCGGAAGTGATCGAGCTGCCGGTGCGGCCTCCGGCCGGCGAACGACTCGCGCGCCAGAAAGTGGCTGCGGTGGATCTCCTCATCCGGCGTCGAGAGCATCGTGAAGAACTGGTAGGCCTCCCCTTCGAGGTCGCTGAATGGCACCATGCCAGGCAGCAGGTGGACGCCTTCGACGACCAGGCTCAGGTTCTCGGCGATCGCCCGTTCGACCACGGCCCGGACGCCAACGCATACCCTCGCGGCCTGTTCTCCCAGGGTCGCTACCTGGGGGTTGGCGGTGCCCGCTCCGTACTCGCCCGAGGGGTCCGCCGGCGTTTCGTAGCTCGAGACATGGAGCGCCGGCAGGATCGCCGGCGCGAAGACCATCCGCATCACCTGACGCACGGTGTCGGTGGCGTTGATCCGGTAGATACGGAGTTGTGGCGCCAGGTCGAGCGCCAGCGTCGACTTGCCGGTGCCTCCGGCGCCGCCGATGTAGAGGATCAGCGGCTTCGGGAGCCTCCGCAAGCGCCGGATCAGCCGGTAGCGACCGGCGGTATCGGCACCCTCTTCCGACTCGAGGAGCTCGGCGATCCGCCGGGCGAGACGACGCTTCTCGAGGCTGGTCGTGCCCTCGTGCTGCAACTGTCTCTGCAGTTGCTCCACCCGACGGTAGGCCCGGTCGAAGTCGAGCCCGGCCGCGTACAGGCTGCGGGCGAGCAACCCGCGGGAAAACGGCTGCGATTCGCCGTGGTGAGTGATCTGGATCGGGCGCTCGGCCACGCCCTCGGTGACGATCAGGTTTCCTCCCGCGCACGGCGTAGCGGGCAGTTGGAGCAACTCAGCGGCTCACCGTCGGGCCCGAGCACATCCGGCCCTCCACAGGAACCCCGCAGGCAGCGGCCACTGATCAACACGCCGACCGACATGAGGACCACCGAAACGGCGATGACGGTGATCGTGAGAAACAGGATCGCCATGGCTCGATGAGTCTAACGGTCTCCCGGCGTACCAACCGCCGGTCCGAACCGGTCGCGGAAAGCCAGGCTCGGAAGTACCGCGAGAGAATCCCCGCGGTAGATCAGGAGCAGGGCCGCAATGTCGTTCTCGTCCGCCCACGCCAGGCCGTCCTCGGGGCCCAGGACCATCAAGGCAGTGGCATAGGCGTCGGCGAGGGCGCAGCTCGTGTGGAACACGCTGGCCGAAGCGAGGGCGTGTTCAACTGGTCGGCCGGTGCGCGGATCTATCGTGTGGGAGTACCGGACGCCGTCGCGTTCCCAGTAGTTGCGGTAGTCGCCGGAGGTTGCGAGGGATCCGTCGGTGAAGGGCAGGACCTTCTGCAGGCCGGGCCCGGCGGCGTCCTCCGGTGAGGCTATTGCTGCGCTCGGCGAATCGGTCGCGCGAACAGGCGGCCGTTCGATCGCGATGCGCCACGCGTCGCCGGCAGGGCTGTGTCCGGCCGTGCGGATCTCGCCACCGACCTCGACGAGGTGATCTGTGTAGCCGGCCCTGAGCAGGGCCTGCGACACGCGATCGACGGCCCAGCCCTTGGCGACGGCGGACAGGTCGACGGCCGCTCCGTCTTCGAGCTTCAACGCTCTTCGGCCCTCGGAGATCAACTCGATCGCGCCGACGGCCTGACGCAACTCAGCCAGACGCCTGTCCGGTGGCGGCGTCGGCTCCGCGCCGCGTCCGGGCGCACCGAAGCCCCAGGCGTCGACCAGTGGCCCAACGGTCGGATCGAACGCTCCGCCGCTGTCTTCCCGCACCCGCCAGGCGAGTTCCAGCACCGCCCAGGTTTCCTCCGAGAACACCAGAGACTCGCCGGCCGCAAGCTGGTTGAAGCGAGAGATCTCGGAGTCGTCGCGGTACGTCGACATCGTCCGGTCCACCGCATCCAGCCGCTCCTCGACGAGGCCCCGGATCGCCTCGCGAGCGCCAGCCCCCGCGACAAGGCGAACCCGGTAGTAGGTCCCCATCGTGGGTCCCTGGAGCAGGACTTCTTCAGGTACCGGTGCACAGCCGGGGACCAGGCCGACAAACGCCAGCACCTGCATCCACATCCGTCCCCGACAGGACCACCGAACCAGCCCTGCTGCCGACGCCCTCAGCCCGGCCGCGCGCACTTGCGCGTTCCTAACCGAAGTCGTCGAAGGCGATGTTCTCGGGCTCGACTCCGAGGTCGTCGAGCATCTTCATGCAGGCCTGGAGCATCAGGGGCGGGCCGCAGAGGTAGTACTCGCAGTCCTCCGGGGCGGGGTGGTCCTTCAGGTAGTTGTCGTAGAGGACCTGGTGGATGAAGCCGGTGTAGCCGTCCCAGTGGTCTTCCTCGAGCGGGTCGGAGAGGGCGAGGTGCCAGGTGAAGTTCGGGTTCTCCTCCGCGATCCTGTCGAAGTGGTCGGTGTAGAAGGCCTCGCGGTAGGAGCGGGCGCCGTACCAGAAGGAGACCTTGCGGTCCGTGTGGATGCGTCGGAACTGGTCGAAGATGTGGGAGCGCATCGGCGCCATGCCGGCGCCGCCGCCGACGAACACCATCTCGGCGTCCGTGTCCTTGGCGAAGAACTCGCCGAAGGGGCCTGCGATCGTCACGTCGTCGCCGGGCTTCAGGTTGAAGATGTAGGAGGACATCTGGCCGGGGGGCAGGTCCATCTCGCGCGGCGGCGGCGTCGCCACGCGGACGTTCAGCATGATGACGCCCTTCTCCTCGGGATAGTTCGCCATCGAGTAGGCGCGGATCACCGTCTCGTCCACCTTGGACACGAGGTTCCAGAGCTTGAAGCGGTCCCAGTCCTCGTGGTACTCGTCCTCCACCGTGAAGTCGCTGTAGTTCACGACGTGCGGCGGGCACTCGATCTGGATGTAGCCGCCGGCGCGAAAGGGGACCTCCTCGCCCTCGGGAAGTTCAAGCACGAGCTCCTTGATGAAGGTGGCGACGTTCTCGTTCGAGCGGACCTTGCACTGCCACTTCTTGACCCCGAAGACCTCGGCCGGGATACCGATCTTCATGTCCTCCTTGATCTTGACCTGACAGCTCAGCCGGCAGCCGTCGCGGGCCTCCCGGCGGCTGATGTGCGTCTTCTCGGTCGGCAGCATGGCGCCGCCGCCCTCGAAGACGTCGACGGTGCAGACGCCGCACGTGCCCTGGCCGCCGCAGGCCGAGGGAATGAAGATCTGGTGCTCGGCCAGGGTGCCGAGCAGGGTGCCGCCGGTGGAGGCTGCGAGGGTCTTCTCGTCGTTGATCAGGATCGAGACCTCGCCGCCGGCGACGAGCCGGGCCTTGGCCTGCATCAGGACCGTGACCAGGGCGAGGATGACGACGGTGAACATCGTCACTCCGAGGACGACGGTGATCACAGCTCGATGCCTCCGAAGGGCATCGAGCCGAAGGCCATCAGCCCGGTGCCGCGCGTCATAGCTGGATGCCTCCGAAGGGTGTCAAGCCGAAGGCCATCAGTCCGGTGCCGCGCGTCATAGCTGGATGCCCCCGAAGGCCATGAAGCCGAAGGCCATCAGCCCGGTGATGACGAAGGTCATGCCGAGGCCGCGCAGGCCGTGGGGCACGTTGCTGTAGCGCAGGCGTTCACGGATCGACGCCAGCGCGACGATCGCCAGGAACCAGCCGATGCCGGAACCGAGGCCGAAGACGACGCTTTCGCCGAAGTCGTAGTCCCGCTCGACCATGAACAGGGAGCCGCCCAGGATGGCGCAGTTCACCGCGATCAGGGGCAGGAAGATTCCCAGCGTGGCGTGCAGCGCCGGGAAGAAGCGGTCGGTCGTCATCTCCACGAGCTGGACCATCGCCGCGATCGTGCCGATGAAGCAGAGCAGGTTCAGGAAGGTCAGGTCGACGCCGGCGAACTCGGGGCTGATCCAGGTCAGCGCCCCTTCGTTCAGCAGGTGGGTCTGGATCAGGTTGTTGGCCGGCACGGTGACGGTCAGCACGAAGATCACCGCGAAGCCCAGGCCAACGGCTGTCTCCACCTTCTTCGACACCGCCAGGAAGGAGCACATGCCCAGGAAGAAGGTCAGGGCCATGTTCTCGACGAAGATGGCCTTCACGGCCAGGTTCAGGTACTCCTCGAACATCGTCCCGGACCCCCTAGCCGTCCATCTCGACCTGGGCTGGTTTGTACACGCGCAACGCCCAAATCAATCCGCCGATGATGAAGAAGGCGGCGGGAGACAGCAGCATCAGGCCGTTCGGCAGGTACCAGCCGCCCTCCGAGACCGTGGGCAGAACGGAGTAGCCGTAGAGCTTCCCGGAGCCGAAGAGCTCCCTCAGCACCGCGGTGATCATCAGGATCGCGCTGTAGCCGATGCCGTTGCCGATGCCGTCG
Protein-coding regions in this window:
- a CDS encoding biotin--[acetyl-CoA-carboxylase] ligase, with protein sequence MADRSEAFDQFTGELLAWRPRLPGNLVLIDRVDSTNRFVKALAERFFEEESTPPAALIVAFEQTAGRGRQGRSWVSTAGRGLYCTWLQPLPIAGAGSLESQLGALPLLAGIGVCRALTGFVDGRAGLKWPNDVLVDGRKIAGILIETVVGNGGETVALIGFGVNYDFGDAGELPTPVATSIALETGNRPSRAAVAARLAASLEAELGRAGDVEYTLDAYRRCTVHREGDEVSCRIGGETVSGRFAGFDDGGRFRLRTSAGLRTIASGEVIEA
- the nqrF gene encoding NADH:ubiquinone reductase (Na(+)-transporting) subunit F, whose protein sequence is MTVVLGVTMFTVVILALVTVLMQAKARLVAGGEVSILINDEKTLAASTGGTLLGTLAEHQIFIPSACGGQGTCGVCTVDVFEGGGAMLPTEKTHISRREARDGCRLSCQVKIKEDMKIGIPAEVFGVKKWQCKVRSNENVATFIKELVLELPEGEEVPFRAGGYIQIECPPHVVNYSDFTVEDEYHEDWDRFKLWNLVSKVDETVIRAYSMANYPEEKGVIMLNVRVATPPPREMDLPPGQMSSYIFNLKPGDDVTIAGPFGEFFAKDTDAEMVFVGGGAGMAPMRSHIFDQFRRIHTDRKVSFWYGARSYREAFYTDHFDRIAEENPNFTWHLALSDPLEEDHWDGYTGFIHQVLYDNYLKDHPAPEDCEYYLCGPPLMLQACMKMLDDLGVEPENIAFDDFG
- the nqrE gene encoding NADH:ubiquinone reductase (Na(+)-transporting) subunit E, producing MFEEYLNLAVKAIFVENMALTFFLGMCSFLAVSKKVETAVGLGFAVIFVLTVTVPANNLIQTHLLNEGALTWISPEFAGVDLTFLNLLCFIGTIAAMVQLVEMTTDRFFPALHATLGIFLPLIAVNCAILGGSLFMVERDYDFGESVVFGLGSGIGWFLAIVALASIRERLRYSNVPHGLRGLGMTFVITGLMAFGFMAFGGIQL
- a CDS encoding TrmH family RNA methyltransferase, giving the protein MAKKIERPVQRRADLAGGRGFACVALDRPADPVNVGHVLRAALCFEARMILLGQPSEDIDIRRLPTDPTRAYRHVPVIEVDDLLEAAPRDTAVVAVEIVPDAIALPDFVHPERACYVFGPESGSVSERILKRSDHRLRVPTAVSLNLGMTVGVVLYDRCADRWRRNRREQSD
- a CDS encoding FAD:protein FMN transferase codes for the protein MLAFVGLVPGCAPVPEEVLLQGPTMGTYYRVRLVAGAGAREAIRGLVEERLDAVDRTMSTYRDDSEISRFNQLAAGESLVFSEETWAVLELAWRVREDSGGAFDPTVGPLVDAWGFGAPGRGAEPTPPPDRRLAELRQAVGAIELISEGRRALKLEDGAAVDLSAVAKGWAVDRVSQALLRAGYTDHLVEVGGEIRTAGHSPAGDAWRIAIERPPVRATDSPSAAIASPEDAAGPGLQKVLPFTDGSLATSGDYRNYWERDGVRYSHTIDPRTGRPVEHALASASVFHTSCALADAYATALMVLGPEDGLAWADENDIAALLLIYRGDSLAVLPSLAFRDRFGPAVGTPGDR
- the apgM gene encoding 2,3-bisphosphoglycerate-independent phosphoglycerate mutase, yielding MLQLPATPCAGGNLIVTEGVAERPIQITHHGESQPFSRGLLARSLYAAGLDFDRAYRRVEQLQRQLQHEGTTSLEKRRLARRIAELLESEEGADTAGRYRLIRRLRRLPKPLILYIGGAGGTGKSTLALDLAPQLRIYRINATDTVRQVMRMVFAPAILPALHVSSYETPADPSGEYGAGTANPQVATLGEQAARVCVGVRAVVERAIAENLSLVVEGVHLLPGMVPFSDLEGEAYQFFTMLSTPDEEIHRSHFLARESFAGRRPHRQLDHFRVIRGQQRHLLRLAKEAGVPVLDTTDREELLPTAIALLGQSLSQRLPWLTQASAESLSERRTPALLLVIDGLPDRPLRSLGARTPLEAARTPTLDRLAREGACGLADPIAPDVVPDTASGNLALFAQSPRVMTRGPIEALGAGLKLKTGTIAVRGNFATLDERGFVVDRRAGRIREGAKKLAKAIDRLDLPASERVKVRVRATTEHRLAITLRGEGLTSAIEGSDPGDGAPSGRPLVPRPLDPNDDSAEHTARVLALFEQEARRVLERHPVNEERRQGGDLPANAVLTRGVGRVHRLLPLEPGGLPLNAACIGGDRTVMGIASALGASVIRRRGMTANVDTDLSLKFDCALKALEEHDLVMVHVKGADIAAHDRRPDLKVAFLERLDRELATLLDRLKQPVRVAVTADHATLSELGAHGADPVPVLIWGDGIAPDDVTSYGERAAGTGRLNRFPLQLLIERIFEQYGPEAA